CAAAATGACTGCAAAAGAGAGCTTGATTTGGCTGGTTGTTTTGCAAAGAGAGGAGTATGTTCACAGTATTGGCAACGGTGTATCAGATACTCATCTTGTTGACCTAGGGGACAAAAATGAGTGTTCATACAGCAGCTGTGATGAGTATGATGTCGATTGTATGGAGGAGCCTCCTCAGTCTACAATATCCAAAGACGATGTGGGAGTTCATCAACCAGCTGTGCACATCAGAGAAGAGAATGGCTCAAGTAGTGGGAACAAAAAACATCATGATAAACGCTCTACTCAAAGGCTTCCTAGTACTAAGGAAACTAAAAGACCACCAAAGCGAAGAAGACATACCGGACAGTGTTCTGTGGATGGGTCTGAGGTTGAAGGAACACAAAGGAATGATAATAATGCAGAGGTTTTGAGCAACTCCATTCCGGATATGAAGAGCAATCAGATGGAGGTGGTCTGTGTCGCTAACCCGTTGACAAGCTTCAATCCTGCCGGTACAAATGGAGGATCTTTACAACATCAAGGAGATGTTCAAGGGAACTTTGTACCCCCTGGTGTTGTGGTTAATAATTACAGCCAGGCTGCAAATATTGCTTCTTCAAGCATTTATATGGTCGACCAGCCATTAGCTTCTGAAAGTAATGATTACACAAACTCCTGGCCTGGAAATACTTTTCAACCAGACGTTGGTCTTGGATCTATCGGCTTTAGCTCTTCTTCACATGATTACCAGTCTTCTGCTGCAAAACACTCAGTGCCACTATCAGTGGATAACCATGTGCCTGCCATGGGAACAGGAGCTTTGAACAGTTCTTACAGTCATCATATGGCAGGTAGTGGGAATTCAACCTCTGTTGCTGGTGACACGCAACCGATCATGAGTGATGCTTTTTATATTGACCCTGATGATAAGTTTATGGGCAGTTCTTTTGATGGACTGCCTTTTGATTTCATCGGTATTAATAGTCCAATTCCTGACCTTGATGAACTCGATGAACTGCTGGATGACAATGATTTGATGCAATATCTGGGAACGTAATGTAGGTAAT
The sequence above is drawn from the Triticum aestivum cultivar Chinese Spring chromosome 7A, IWGSC CS RefSeq v2.1, whole genome shotgun sequence genome and encodes:
- the LOC123151202 gene encoding ETHYLENE INSENSITIVE 3-like 3 protein produces the protein MMDNLAIVAKELGDVSDFEVDGIPNLSENDVSDEEIEAEELARRMWKDKVRLKRIKEKQQRLALEQAELEKSKPKKLSDLALRKKMARAQDGILKYMLKLMEVCNAQGFVYGIIPDKGKPVSGASDNIRAWWKEKVKFDKNGPAAIAKYEVENSLLVNAKSSGTMNQYSLMDLQDGTLGSLLSALMQHCSPQQRKYPLDKGIPPPWWPSGSEEWWIALGLPKGKTPPYRKPHDLKKVWKVGVLMGVIKHLAPNFDKIRYHVRKSKCLQDKMTAKESLIWLVVLQREEYVHSIGNGVSDTHLVDLGDKNECSYSSCDEYDVDCMEEPPQSTISKDDVGVHQPAVHIREENGSSSGNKKHHDKRSTQRLPSTKETKRPPKRRRHTGQCSVDGSEVEGTQRNDNNAEVLSNSIPDMKSNQMEVVCVANPLTSFNPAGTNGGSLQHQGDVQGNFVPPGVVVNNYSQAANIASSSIYMVDQPLASESNDYTNSWPGNTFQPDVGLGSIGFSSSSHDYQSSAAKHSVPLSVDNHVPAMGTGALNSSYSHHMAGSGNSTSVAGDTQPIMSDAFYIDPDDKFMGSSFDGLPFDFIGINSPIPDLDELDELLDDNDLMQYLGT